Proteins from a single region of Corvus hawaiiensis isolate bCorHaw1 chromosome 6, bCorHaw1.pri.cur, whole genome shotgun sequence:
- the LARGE2 gene encoding xylosyl- and glucuronyltransferase LARGE2, producing the protein MLRSWRMKLKLLLATVTLAILLSWLYLFVGSLEYGRFLLLPPCLGEQPSRDVEREALASRVRRVEEENQQLRLQLGQAQAEGSDGSPQWGASAEDRDPPGGERSNRTACPKQRTVHKCELLHVAIVCAGHNASRDVVTLVKSILFHRKNPLHFHFITDSVAHQILQTLFQSWMVPSVHVSFYNADDLKPEVSWIPNKHYSGIYGLMKLTLTKALPSNLSKVIVLDTDITFATDIAELWAVFGKFSEKQVIGLVENQSDWYLGNLWKNHKPWPALGRGFNTGVILLLLDRLRRLGWEQMWRLTAERELMSMLSTSLADQDIFNAVLKQDPSLVYRLPCFWNVQLSDHTRSEQCYTELSDLKVIHWNSPKKLRVKNKHVEFFRNLYLTFLEYDGNLLRRELFGCASLPSPPRDQLQQALEELDEDDPCYDFRQQHLMQHRIHLFFLQYEFLALPNPTDVTLVAQLSMDRLQMLEAICKHWAGPISLALYMSDAEAQQFLRYAQASEVLSARRNVAYHIVYKEGQFYPINLLRNVALANTQTPYVFLTDIDFLPMYGLYDYLRNSIQQLELPQRKAALIVPAFETLHYRLTFPKSKAELLSMLDMGSLYTFRYHVWPKGHAPTDYAKWRTATVPYRVAWQPDFEPYVVVRRDCPRYDQRFVGFGWNKVSHIMELDAQEYELLVLPNAFMIHMPHAPSFDISKFRLSAGYRGCLQTLREEFHQDLSRRYGAAALKYLTAERSL; encoded by the exons ATGTTGCGTTCCTGGCGCATGAAGCTGAAGTTGCTGCTCGCCACAGTGACCCTGGCCATTCTCCTCTCCTGGCTCTACCTCTTTGTGGGCAGCCTCGAAT ATGGCcgcttcctcctgctgccaccttGTCTGGGTGAGCAGCCGAGCCGGGATGTGGAGCGGGAGGCGCTGGCCTCGCGGGTGCGcagggtggaggaggagaatCAGCAGCTCCGGCTGCAGCTCGGCCAGGCTCAGGCAGAGGGCAGCGACGGCAGCCCGCAGTGGGGGGCTTCTGCCGAGGACAGAGACCCCCCCGGGGGCGAGAGGAGCAACCGCACAGCCTGCCCCAAGCAGCGGACAGTGCACAAGTGTGAG CTCCTTCACGTCGCGATTGTGTGTGCCGGGCACAATGCAAGCCGGGATGTGGTCACCCTGGTGAAATCCATCCTCTTCCACAG GAAAAACCCCCTCCACTTTCACTTCATCACGGACTCGGTGGCCCACCAGATCCTCCAGACGCTTTTCCAGTCCTGGATGGTGCCTTCCGTCCACGTCAGCTTCTACAACGCCGATGACTTGAAG CCAGAGGTGTCATGGATCCCCAACAAGCACTACTCCGGCATCTACGGGCTGATGAAGCTGACACTTACCAAGGCACTACCCTCCAACCTCTCCAAGGTCATTGTCTTGGACACGGACATCACCTTTGCCACTGACattgctgagctctgggctgtcTTCGGGAAGTTTTCTG AAAAGCAGGTGATTGGGCTGGTGGAGAACCAAAGTGACTGGTACTTAGGCAACCTGTGGAAAAACCACAAACCATGGCCAGCCCTGGGACGTGGCTTCAACACGG GGgtgatcctgctcctgctggaccGCCTGCGTcgcctgggctgggagcagatgtGGCGGCTGACAGCAGAGCGGGAGCTCATGAGCATGCTCTCCACCTCGCTGGCCGATCAG GATATCTTCAATGCAGTGCTCAAGCAGGACCCATCCCTGGTGTACCGGCTTCCCTGCTTCTGGAACGTGCAGCTCTCTGATCACACCCGCTCGGAGCAGTGCTACACTGAGCTCTCGGATCTCAAG GTGATCCACTGGAACTCGCCCAAGAAGCTGCGGGTGAAGAACAAGCACGTGGAGTTCTTCCGTAACCTCTACCTGACCTTCTTGGAGTATGATGGGAACCTGCTGCGCAGGGAGCTTTTTGGCTGTGCCAGTCTTCCCAGCCCACCCAGGGACCAG TTGCAGCAGGCGCTGGAGGAGTTGGATGAGGACGATCCCTGCTATGACTTCCGCCAGCAGCACCTCATGCAGCACCGCATCCACCTGTTCTTCCTGCAGTACGAGTTCCTGGCCCTTCCCAACCCCACTGATGTCACCCTTGTGGCCCAGCTCTCCATGGACAG GTTACAGATGCTGGAGGCCATCTGCAAGCACTGGGCGGGCCCCATCAGCCTGGCGCTGTACATGTCAGACGCCGAGGCGCAGCAGTTCCTGCGCTACGCCCAGGCCTCGGAGGTGCTGAGCGCCCGCCGCAACGTGGCCTACCACATTGTCTACAAGGAGGGGCAGTTCTACCCCATCAACCTGCTGCGCAACGTGGCCTTGGCCAACACGCAGACGCCGTACGTCTTTCTGACAGACATCGACTTCTTGCCTATGTACGGCCTCTACGATTACCTCAG GAACTCCATccaacagctggagctgccccagagGAAGGCAGCTCTCATCGTGCCGGCATTTGAGACCCTGCACTACCGTCTGACCTTTCCCAAAtccaaagcagagctgctctccatgcTGGACATGGGCTCCCTCTACACTTTCAG GTACCACGTGTGGCCAAAAGGCCACGCCCCAACAGACTACGCCAAATGGCGGACGGCCACCGTGCCCTACCGCGTGGCATGGCAGCCCGACTTCGAGCCTTACGTTGTAGTGAGGCGAGACTGCCCCAGGTATGACCAGAGGTTCGTGGGCTTCGGCTGGAACAAAGTCTCTCACATCATGGAGCTGGATGCGCAG gAGTATGAGCTGTTGGTCCTGCCCAATGCCTTCATGATCCACATGCCCCACGCTCCCAGCTTCGACATCTCCAAGTTTCGCCTGAGTGCAGGGTACCGGGGCTGCCTCCAGACACTGCGGGAGGAGTTCCACCAGGACCTGTCACGGCGATACGGAGCTGCTGCACTCAAATACCTCACTGCCGAGAGAAGCCTGTGA